Proteins co-encoded in one Daphnia carinata strain CSIRO-1 chromosome 3, CSIRO_AGI_Dcar_HiC_V3, whole genome shotgun sequence genomic window:
- the LOC130698658 gene encoding UPF0415 protein C7orf25 homolog produces MESDIEDLKNLVLCKVQEGENLLQQMHCHFANVEGSKKLERRIRSEIKFLQRLLDVKMEVKKEHMLSSNLGSLAAVVDILHKCESPTAIFKPFSLKNGSSNRIEVDVVSEGGTVWHKAIARKAEALEDISKGRSSCGQKSVIDQASAYIKCARLHPHLFNPPQVVFHFFNSISSSIVAKLKKRGVEVEGEIRPIMENSFSESDTSSSDSDDDSEGYEEYNEMYRGLSTSPDTNLDNAKQSDKLFLDITCMVAYVSSMTNGGANYIFPRAIYNQQAEWERSSPAKPKLDALFEDKHLVTCREALTDFQTLVERMGGTGEKQRMRELIARLDIVEDTPCGRVGQLQLTSNVKPRSRLIFSTADQLGIVIVTANTGFVRSAASQGIEIAHFVHEPRVLTEQQEPFSIPLKTSDHASNV; encoded by the exons ATGGAATCTGATATTGAAGACTTGAAGAACCTCGTATTGTGTAAAGTTCAAGAAGGTGAAAACCTCTTGCAACAAATGCACTGTCATTTTGCCAACGTGGAAGGCAGTAAAAAACTTGAAAGACGCATTCGTTCTGAAATAAAGTTCTTACAAAGA CTACTGGATGTCAAAATGGAAGTAAAGAAGGAGCACATGTTATCTAGCAATTTAGGTTCATTGGCTGCTGTCGTGGACATTCTTCATAAATGTGAAAGTCCAACAGCTATCTTTAAa CCTTTCAGTTTAAAGAATGGCTCCAGTAACCGCATTGAGGTGGATGTTGTGTCCGAAGGAGGGACAGTTTGGCACAAAGCAATAGCCAGAAAGGCAGAAGCACTGGAAGATATATCTAAAGGAAGAAGCTCATGTGGCCAGAAATCAGTGATTGATCAAGCATCAGCATACATCAAATGTGCAAGACTACATCCTCACCTGTTTAATCCTCCTCAG GttgtcttccatttcttcaacAGCATCAGCTCATCAATTGTTGcgaaattgaagaaacgtGGAGTGGAGGTTGAAGGAGAAATCAGACCCATAAtggaaaattcattttctgaaAGCGACACTAGCAGCAGTGATAGTGATGATGACAGTGAGGGGTACGAGGAATACAACGAAATGTATAGGGGATTATCCACTTCACCTGATACCAACCTGGATAATGCCAAGCAAAGTGACAAGCTTTTCCTCGACATCACATGCATGGTGGCATACGTTTCTTCAATGACCAACGGTGGAGCCAATTATATTTTCCCTAGAGCCATCTATAATCAGCAAGCCGAGTGGGAGCGTTCATCTCCCGCCAAGCCCAAGCTAGATGCTCTGTTTGAAGATAAACATCTAGTCACTTGCCGCGAAGCCCTTACCGATTTCCAAACCCTGGTAGAACGAATGGGTGGTACTGGAGAGAAGCAGCGCATGAGAGAATTGATTGCCCGTTTGGATATTGTCGAAGATACGCCTTGTGGAAGAGTTGGTCAGTTGCAGTTGACGAGCAACGTCAAACCGAGAAGCCGATTGATTTTCAGTACTGCCGATCAGTTGGGTATCGTCATCGTCACGGCCAACACGGGTTTCGTCCGATCAGCAGCAAGCCAG GGGATAGAAATAGCTCATTTTGTGCACGAGCCAAGAGTTTTAACGGAGCAACAGGAGCCGTTTTCAATTCCTCTAAAGACTTCCGATCATGCGTCTAATGTGTGA
- the LOC130698656 gene encoding putative E3 ubiquitin-protein ligase UBR7, whose amino-acid sequence MACPDNKEPNTSCETGKLVDDEEDNGVTLEEILEEEAQLEEDANAVLGGSDDANCTYRLGYVNRQALYACVTCRQRSGNLTQLAGVCLACSYHCHDGHELIELYTKRNFCCDCGNSKFPTNKCTLATEKSELNENNSYNQNFLGKYCTCQKPYPDPDDTNPDEMVQCIMCEDWHHNKHLGSSPPPDQDYSEMICGQCMEKYPFLNAYLQPIETEQTSVCRLSKLEAIEKDQLNVKKATFWPEGWRNKLCRCEKCLALYADKKIQYLTDDQDTVEHYEQKGKMACVNRPSNNERLMEALSSLDRIQQVEAITEYQSFAAELKDYLKTFADNKRVVREEDITEFFGRLKERKRRRLDGESAGMPHFCR is encoded by the exons ATGGCTTGCCCTGACAATAAAGAGCCAAATACTAGTTGTGAGACTGGTAAACTtgtagatgatgaagaagataaTGGTGTCACACTTGAAGAAATTCTAGAAGAGGAAGCCCAATTGGAGGAAGATGCTAATGCTGTTTTAGGTGGCTCAGATGATGCAAATTGCACTTATCGTCTA GGATATGTCAACCGTCAAGCTCTCTATGCTTGTGTAACTTGCAGGCAGCGTTCAGGAAATCTGACTCAACTGGCTGGTGTTTGCTTAGCTTGCAGTTACCACTGTCATGATGGGCATGAACTTATTGAATTGTATACAAAAAG GAACTTTTGTTGTGACTgtggaaattcaaaatttcccACCAATAAATGCACTTTGGCAACa GAGAagtcagaattgaatgaaaacaacagctataatcaaaattttttgggAAAATACTGCACTTGCCAAAAACCATATCCTGATCCTGATGACACAAATCCTGATGAAATGGTTCAATGCATCATGTGTGAAGATTGGCACCACAACAAG CATTTGGGTAGTAGTCCGCCTCCGGATCAAGATTATTCCGAGATGATATGTGGCCAATGCATGGAGAAATACCCTTTCCTCAATGCCTATCTACAACCAATAGAAACCGAGCAAACGTCGGTTTGCAGGCTAAGCAAACTAGAAGCTATCGAGAAAGACCAGCTGAATGTGAAGAAAGCAACGTTTTGGCCGGAAGGATGGCGGAATAAGCTTTGCAGATGCGAAAAGTGTTTG GCATTATACGCAGATAAAAAGATCCAATATCTTACGGATGATCAGGACACAGTAGAGCATTACGAACAAAAAGGCAAGATGGCGTGTGTCAACCGACCGTCTAATAACGAGCGACTTATGGAAGCTCTTTCCTCATTGGATCGCATCCAACAAGTCGAAGCTATCACAGAGTACCAAAGTTTCGCGGCTGAATTGAAAGATTACCTGAAAACGTTTGCTGATAACAAAAGAGTCGTTCGAGAGGAAGACATTACGGAATTTTTTGGTCGTTTGAAGGAGCGTAAACGACGTCGTCTTGATGGCGAATCAGCTGGAATGCCACATTTCTGTCGCTAG